A window of Parambassis ranga chromosome 10, fParRan2.1, whole genome shotgun sequence contains these coding sequences:
- the atp11c gene encoding phospholipid-transporting ATPase IG isoform X4, with the protein MLRRRLNRLLGGDERRVDNRTIYIGHRSCPASEVFIPPKFCDNRIVSSKYTVWNFLPKNLFEQFRRIANFYFLIIFLVQVIVDTPTSPVTSGLPLFFVITVTAIKQGYEDWLRHKADNEVNKYPVTVLEDGRRINKESEKIKVGDVVEVKEDETFPCDLILLQSSRDDGTCFVTTASLDGESNHKTHYMVPDTEKDLEALNATIECEQPQPDLYKFTGRMHIYKNNQEPAVSPLGPENLLLKGATLKNTQKICGVAVYTGMETKMALNYQGKSQKRSAVEKSINAFLLVYLCILVSKALVCTTLKYVWQSNPGHDEPWYNEKTQREKDTNLYLKMFTDFLSFMVLFNFIIPVSMYVTVEMQKFLGSFFITWDKDFFDPEIEEGALVNTSDLNEELGQVEYVFTDKTGTLTQNNMEFIECCIDGFQYKYRDVSTELDGFCVTDGPVSKLQEKAGREKEELFLRALCLCHTVQVKEATEQCQGQGDGLIDQVDGLGVDGEVHQLLQEQRGFIASSPDEIALVKGAMRYGFTYLGLESKTMKIMNRHSEIEMYELLHVLNFDPVRRRMSVIVRSRSGDTLLFCKGADSSIFPRVRQEEVERIRMHVERNATEGYRTLCVAFKRLSAEEYAQADEGLREARLAMQDREERLMAVYNQVETGMSLIGATAVEDRLQEEAAETMEALQGAGMKVWVLTGDKMETAKSTCYACRLFQKNTELLELTVRTLEDESKTREQRLHDLLLEYHKKAVQDALPIKAGVTRSWSMSNQDYGFIIDGATLTMVFNSSESNSSSYKSLLLQICQNCTAVLCCRMAPLQKAQIVKMVKNSKGSPITLSIGDGANDVSMILEAHVGIGIKGKEGRQAVRNSDYAIPKLKHLKKLLLAHGHLYYVRIAHLVQYFFYKNLCFILPQFLYQFFCGYSQQPLYDAAYLTMYNICFTSMPILAYSLLEQHICIEVLLDNATLYREIAKNAMLRWGPFLYWTLLGVFHGLLFFFGVRCLFSNPALQDNGQVFGNWSYGTIVFTVLVFTVTLKLALDTRHWTWINHFVIWGSLAFYVFFSFFWGGIIWPFLKQQRLYFVFANMLSSVSAWLVIILLILLSLLPEILLVVLRKPRGPHARQIAAVTPLSYKHLKERE; encoded by the exons GTGATAGTGGACACCCCCACCAGCCCAGTCACCAGTGGCCTACCCTTATTTTTTGTGATTACAGTTACTGCTATCAAGCAG GGCTATGAGGACTGGCTCCGGCACAAGGCTGACAATGAGGTGAATAAGTACCCAGTGACAGTGCTAGAGGACGGCCGGAGGATAAACAAGGAGAGTGAGAAGATCAAG GTGGGTGATGTTGTGGAGGTGAAAGAAGACGAGACCTTTCCCTGTGATTTAATACTGCTGCAGTCGAGTCGAGATGATGGCACATGTTTTGTTACCACAGCGAGTCTGGACGGAGAGTCCAACCATAAA ACACACTACATGGTGCCAGACACGGAGAAGGATCTGGAAGCTCTCAACGCCACCATTGAGTGTGAACAGCCACAGCCTGACCTTTACAA GTTTACCGGGCGTATGCACATCTACAAAAACAATCAGGAGCCTGCAGTGAG TCCTTTGGGCccagaaaacctgctgctgaAAGGGGCAACCTTAAAGAACACTCAGAAGATCTGCG GTGTTGCAGTTTACACTGGCATGGAGACAAAGATGGCTCTTAACTACCAGGGCAAATCTCAGAAACGCTCTGCTGTGGAGAA GTCTATCAATGCCTTCCTTCTGGTTTACCTTTGTATATTGGTGAGCAAGGCTCTAGTGTGCACTACACTGAAGTATGTGTGGCAGAGCAACCCCGGACACGATGAGCCTTGGTACAATGAGAAGACTCAGAGAGAGAAGGACACCAATCTG TATCTAAAGATGttcactgacttcctgtcctTCATGGTGCTCTTCAACTTCATCATTCCGGTGTCCATGTATGTGACGGTGGAGATGCAAAAGTTTCTGGGATCCTTTTTCATCACATGGGACAAAGATTTCTTTGACCCTGAAATTGAGGAGGGGGCACTGGTCAACACATCAGACCTCAATGAGGAGCTTGGACAG GTGGAGTATGTCTTCACAGACAAGACGGGCACCCTCACCCAGAACAACATGGAGTTCATAGAGTGCTGCATCGATGGCTTCCAGTACAAATACCGAGACGTGAGCACGGAATTGGACGGCTTCTGTGTCACAGATGGACCTGTAagcaaactacaggagaaaGCTGGCAGG gagaaagaggagctgtTTCTGCGTGCCCTGTGTCTCTGCCACACAGTGCAGGTGAAGGAGGCCACAGAGCAGTGTCAAGGCCAAGGGGATGGGCTGATAGACCAGGTGGATGGCTTAGGGGTGGATGGAGAGGTACATCAactgctgcaggagcagaggggCTTTATAGCCTCCTCACCTGATGAGATTGCTCTGGTCAAGGGGGCCATGAG GTATGGCTTCACATATCTGGGCCTTGAAAGTAAAACTATGAAAATTATGAACAGGCACAGTGAAATTGAAAT GTATGAACTGCTTCATGTGTTGAACTTTGACCCAGTCAGAAGGAGAATGAGTGTAATAGTCCGATCCAGATCAG GTGATACACTGCTTTTTTGTAAGGGAGCAGACTCTTCCATCTTCCCTCGagtcagacaggaggaggtggaaaggATACGCATGCATGTGGAGCGCAATGCAACA GAGGGCTACAGAACACTCTGTGTGGCCTTCAAACGTCTTAGTGCAGAGGAGTATGCCCAGGCAGATGAAGGGCTGAGGGAAGCTAGACTGGCTatgcaggacagagaggagaggctcATGGCTGTTTACAACCAAGTGGAGACTGGAATGAGTCTAATTGGGGCTACTGCTGTAGAAGATCG GCTTcaagaggaggcagcagagactATGGAAGCCCTGCAGGGAGCAGGCATGAAGGTTTGGGTCCTAACAGGAGACAAGATGGAGACAGCAAAGTCCACCTGCTATGCGTGTAGATTGTTTCAAAAGAACACAGAACTCTTGGAGCTAACGGTGCGTACTCTGGAGGACGAATCAAAGACACGCGAGCAACGACTGCATGATCTCTTGCTTGAGTACCACAAGAAAGCTGTACAGGATGCACTGCCAATAAAAGCAGGCGTCACCAG GAGTTGGTCTATGTCAAACCAGGATTATGGTTTTATCATAGATGGAGCCACTCTGACGATGGTGTTTAACTCCTCAGAATCCAACTCGAGCAGTTACAAGAGCTTGCTCCTGCAGATTTGTCAAAACTGCACAGCTGTGCTCTGCTGCCGCATGGCCCCTCTGCAGAAGGCACAG ATTGTAAAAATGGTGAAGAATTCTAAAGGCAGCCCAATCACCCTTTCTATTGGAGATGGAGCCAATGATGTTAGCATGATTTTGGAAGCTCATGTTGGCATTG gTATTAAGGGTAAAGAGGGTCGACAGGCAGTGAGGAACAGTGACTATGCCATCCCAAAACTCAAGCACCTCAAGAAACTTTTGTTGGCTCATGGACATCTCTACTATGTTCGCATTGCACACTTGGTGCAGTATTTCTTTTACAAG AATCTTTGCTTCATCTTACCTCAGTTTTTGTACCAGTTCTTCTGCGGCTATTCTCAGCAA CCCCTGTATGATGCGGCCTATCTGACGATGTACAACATCTGCTTCACCTCTATGCCCATCCTGGCTTATAGCCTTTTGGAGCAGCACATTTGCATTGAGGTTCTCCTGGACAATGCTACCCTCTACAG AGAGATTGCTAAGAATGCAATGTTGCGGTGGGGACCGTTCCTCTACTGGACGTTACTAGGAGTCTTCCATGGCTTGCTCTTCTTCTTCGGTGTTCGATGTTTGTTCAGTAACCCAGCCCTACAAGACAATGGCCag GTGTTTGGAAACTGGTCATATGGCACGATTGTATTCACTGTCCTGGTCTTCACTGTAACACTAAAG CTTGCTCTGGACACGCGGCATTGGACATGGATTAACCACTTTGTTATCTGGGGTTCTCTGGCTTTTTACgtgtttttcagctttttctGGGGAGGAATAATATG GCCTTTCCTGAAGCAGCAGcgtttgtactttgtgtttgcCAACATGCTGAGCTCTGTGTCAGCCTGGCTGGTCATCATTCTGCTCATCCTGCTCAGCCTACTGCCAGAGATCCTGCTTGTGGTTCTCCGCAAGCCCCGCGGCCCCCATGCTCGACAG ATCGCAGCTGTCACACCACTATCCTACAAACATCTGAAGGAGCGCGAGTAA